Genomic segment of Arthrobacter antioxidans:
CCGGATCCACGGCTACGAACGCGGCGATATCGTGCCCACCCTGGAACTCGGACTGTCCCACGTCGATCCCGCGGACCGGGACTCCGTCCGGGCCTTCTGGACGAAGGTCACCACCAGCGGGGGGCCGTCATCGAGCAGGCCAAAGGCATCCTCATGGGCCGTGCCGGCCTCGACGCCACGGACGCGTTCGCCCGACTCAACTCCCACAGCCAGCGGGCGAACCGCAAGGTGGTCGTCATCGCCCAGGAGATCATCGACCGGGCCGTGACACTCACCCACCGGGAGCATCGACACGATCATGACCTGGCCCCCGACCGGGCGCTGCAGGAGCTCTTCAGGGCCTGTGATCCGCCCATCACGGCCGGACCCCGACGGCCGCTGAACATCGGCCGATCGCCACTCAGTCGTCGTGGGACGGTGGGGTCTCCGGCGGTATGACGAGGAGTTCCGCGATGCGCCGTCGGTCGATGCCCGTGACCTGGAGCGTGACACCGCCGACGTCGACGGTGTCCCCCTGTACCGCAAGCCGACCGAGCCGGTCGAGGACGAAGCCGGCGACCGTGTCCCACGTCCCGCGAGGCAGCTCGATCCCGGTGGCCTCGGCGAAGTCCTGCAGATTGAGCCGACCGTCGACGACGCCTCCGCCTTCCACCAGCTTCAGGGGAGCAGCGTCGGTGTCGTACTCGTCGAAGATCTCACCGACGACTTCCTCGACGAGGTCCTCCAGGGTGACGATCCCGTCGGTGCCGCCGTACTCGTCGATCACGACCGCGATGTGGGTGTTCCGTGCACGAAGCTTCGTGAGCGTCGGCAGGACCCGGGCGGTCGCGGGCAGGTACAGGATCGGGCGGATGACCCGGGCCAGTGGTGCGTCCGGGTCCTGCGACGCGGCGTCGTACAGGTCGCGGACATGCACGAAGCCGGTGATGTCGTCCATCGACTGATCCACGACCGGGTAGCGGGAGAACGGCAGCTCCTCGATGCGTGTGATCGCCTCGCCCACGGAGTCGGCGCTGTTGACCGCGACGACCTCCGGCCGGGGACGCATCACCTCACTGATCTGTCGATCCCGGAGTGAGAGCACGTCGTCCAGGATGCGGCGCTCGTCCTCCGGCAACCCCTCGTGGGTGGTCACGATGTCGCGGAGCTCCTCCTCGGACAGGCCCTCGCTCGTCCGGTTCGGGTCACCACCGAGGAGCCGCACCACCACGTTCGTCGAGACGGACAGCAGCCAGATCACCGGCCGCATGAGGTGCGCGAAGCCGTTCAGCACCGGCGCCACCGCGTAGGCGAACTGCGCGTTGCGTTGGATCGCGAGCCGTTTCGGTGCCAGCTCGCCGAGGACGAGCGACAGGTAGGCGACCACCAGGGTGAGCAGGATCGTGGCGAGAGTGAGTGCGGCCGACGCGCTCAGCCCGAGCGACACCAGCAGCGGCGCGACGGACGGCGCGATCGATGCGGCGCCGTACGCGGCCGAGGCGAACCCGGCGACCGTCACGCCGATCTGCACCGCGGACAGGAACCTGTTGGGATTGCGCGCGAGTGCGGCAACCTTCTCGCCGCGCTTGCCCCGCTGGGCGATCGCATTGACCTGACTGTCGCGCAGCGTCACCAACGCCATCTCGGTCGCCGCGAACACGCCACCGATCAGCACGAACACCACGACCAGCACGATGTTGAACAGCAGCTCCCCGTTCATCGAACGGCTCCGGGAGCTCCCGGCCGGCCCGGCCTCCGCCGGGCACCGGGTCTATCGCAGTCGGACGAGGTCTCCTGGGAGCGGGTCATGGTTCCACTGTAGGAAAGAACATGCAGGATGGTCGATTCGATGGCCGCAGGACGGATGCTCGACGGGCGGTGGTACTGCGGGACGGCACTCGCTCCGGAGGAGTCCCTGCCGTCACGGAGCAGCCTGGTGCCGTGATCCCGGTGCCGGGCGTCAGCGGTCGGAGCCGTCCCGGTGTCGACGAGCGCGCCTGAAGCTGAATACGCCTCCGATGATGGCCGCGAGGCCGCCGATCATGCCCCCGACGACGGCTCCCTGTGCCATTCCCCCGAGGAACCCCTCACCGGGGGTCACCCCGATCCGGGGGGCGGGCAGCAGCGCATGACCTGCGAAGACGGTGTAGGTCATGGCCGCGAAGGTCAGTGTCATCATGGCTCCGAAGACAACGATGCTCACCATCGTCGACCGGGCTCCGGCGTTCTCGGCGAGCTTCTGCACATTGACATCCCGCCGCCTCGCGTACCAGACAGCTGCTCCCGACGGCAGGAGCGTCACCACCAGCAGGACCACCGGCAGCAGGAGGAATCCGAAGACGGACGCGACGAAGGCGCTCACGAGACCCGCATAGAGCGCGGTCGTCAGGCCGAAGGAGCTGGCCTCCATGAAGACGGCCCGTTCGCGCTCATCGCCGTAGGCCGGGCCGTCGAGATCCATGATTCGTTCCGCAACCCGATCCAGCATGGTTGGTCTGTGCGTCATCTGCTGTCTCCCGCCTCACTGATGAAGAGTTCCTCGACGGTTCCGCCCAGGGCCCGGGCGATCCGTAGGGCCAGATAGACCGACGGGGCGTAGTCGCCCTGCTCGACAGCGATGATCGTCTGCCTGCTGACGCTCACCAGCTCAGCGAGGTCGGCCTGCGTCAACCGCTGCTCCTTCCGGCGCTCCCGCACCGGACTCGCCGAATCAGCCTCCTTGGACACCATGAGTCGATGTTAAGGATCGTTGACATATAATGTCAAGGGTATTTGACACGCAGCGGTGGCGGGGTCTCCTGCCTCGACCTCAGCGATCCTCCGGGGCGCCGTCGATGCCGTCGGCCGTCTCGGCAGC
This window contains:
- a CDS encoding helix-turn-helix transcriptional regulator, with translation MVSKEADSASPVRERRKEQRLTQADLAELVSVSRQTIIAVEQGDYAPSVYLALRIARALGGTVEELFISEAGDSR
- a CDS encoding ANTAR domain-containing protein, which translates into the protein MGRAGLDATDAFARLNSHSQRANRKVVVIAQEIIDRAVTLTHREHRHDHDLAPDRALQELFRACDPPITAGPRRPLNIGRSPLSRRGTVGSPAV
- a CDS encoding hemolysin family protein, with translation MNGELLFNIVLVVVFVLIGGVFAATEMALVTLRDSQVNAIAQRGKRGEKVAALARNPNRFLSAVQIGVTVAGFASAAYGAASIAPSVAPLLVSLGLSASAALTLATILLTLVVAYLSLVLGELAPKRLAIQRNAQFAYAVAPVLNGFAHLMRPVIWLLSVSTNVVVRLLGGDPNRTSEGLSEEELRDIVTTHEGLPEDERRILDDVLSLRDRQISEVMRPRPEVVAVNSADSVGEAITRIEELPFSRYPVVDQSMDDITGFVHVRDLYDAASQDPDAPLARVIRPILYLPATARVLPTLTKLRARNTHIAVVIDEYGGTDGIVTLEDLVEEVVGEIFDEYDTDAAPLKLVEGGGVVDGRLNLQDFAEATGIELPRGTWDTVAGFVLDRLGRLAVQGDTVDVGGVTLQVTGIDRRRIAELLVIPPETPPSHDD